TCCGGTGAAACCATTGTTGTTTAGAGCAATCATTTCTAGATTACTGCAGTTGCCTAGCTCAGGGGGGATTTCACCAGACAGCTGGTTTTGCCAAAGAACCAGAGTCGTAAGATTCTTTAACCTTTCAAGCTCCTTAGGAAGAATCCCTTCCAACTTATTTTGGGCAAAAGCTAAGACCTCTAAGCTACTGCACTCACAAATCTCCACTGGCACTGGACCAGTCAAGTCATTCCGACCAGCTCGAATGATCCGAAGACTCTTCAGCATTTTAATCGATGGAGGAATCATGCCGGTGAGGTTGTTACTATAAATAACGAGCTCCTCAAGCATCGTCAAGTTACCAATGCTTGACGAGATCTCACCGGACAGGTAGTTCTCACTCAAGAAAAGTTGTCTAAGGGAAGACAATGCACAAAGCTCCTGGGGGATCTCTCCATGTAAGGTATTAGTACTGAGATCAAGAACCTCTAAGCTTCTACATTGGGCAAATTCTTTAGGTATAAGCCCAGATATCACGTTTGACGACACATTAAAGCTGGTTAGGTAATGGAGTTGGCAAATACTGGCAGACAAGGAACCTTGGAGGCCCAATTTGTAAAGATTAATGGATGTTACCTCAGAATCGCGACAAATGATTCCATTCCAGTCGCAAGGAGTCGGATCAGATGAGTTCCAATCTGAAAGGCGGTTATCTACATCGATGAGATTGTTCTTGAACTCGAGGAGCAGATCAACATCGTGGTCGCTCAGCGCCATGCCAAGAACAAAAATGCAAGAAATGACAGCGAACAACTGCCATTTGGACGCCATTCTTGTGCAATCTACAACCCTTGCAACCCCTATTTGATCTCAATAACTATGTCAGTGAATCAATCTTTGTGGAAAGTGCGGGCATCAGAGGCAACCATTTTAAGGCTAGGCTTTGCTCATGCATTAACTAGTAGGAAAAATAGAAGACAGTAGAACAAGCTCAGCTAATCCAAACATGAAAGCTGTGAGAAAGGAATTAAATAGGCACAAGCAATCAACATCTGGAAAAAGCATATCATATTGACTTGAAAAGGAACAGAATCTTAACAAAACTACCAAAGCAGCGCAATCCAAGAAAACTTAACGGGAGTTTCGGGGATTAGTAGCTAGTTCTAGAGGTAATGAACTCCAAGAAGGCAAACAAGAGagtggaagaaggaagaggaggccaTGGAACAGTAATTGGTGGCAAGGAAAGGAGTGCTGCACCTCAGGGGTAGCAAGGGTTTCTGGAGAGCGAGAAGGAGGAGGTGGTGATGTTATAGTGGGATGGCAGAGAGGCTACCACCGATGCACCAAAGAGGTGATCCAGAGTCAACGAGCATGGTTGGAGTCCGGAACAAAGGCACCACCACCCTGAGCTCACCTCCACACAGCACCAGGCCCCTGGAAGTGTATGCAGTCTTCCGCTGTGGAGAGTGACAGTGAGGCCCAAGTGGGAGGGCTTCTGTTGCTGTCCTTCCGGGAATCTCATGATAGTAAATGAGACAGATCGTCACTACCCATTTCGATCCACCTTTCTTCCTCTCCGGACCTCACCTTCGCCAATTCCATTGTTAGTGTTGATTACTGTTTGGTTTTCCTGCCTTTTTCCTGCTACTGTCACTTCAACATCACAGCACATGCCGTGGATAGTGGAGTCTGTCAGCATGTAGACGACAAATATGGAAGAAGATCTTGCTACAACATTGAGTTAGCTGCTCTAAATCATATTAAGGAGGATCCAGTATTGACCGAGAGGGATGTAGAAGACGAGAATTACAAGCATTATATTGCAAACAAAGATGGAGAAACTGACCTTCTCTTCCTTCTATCTCTTCTCTTTGATCATTTCCTCCTGCCGTAAGCACCAGAAAACCTGCTTCTTCCTCGAGAACTTTCCCAAGTATCATCACCGAACTTGACATGAGACTGTGACCTGAGACGTAACACCTCACGTCCTAGAACTTGCCTAATTTTGTCCTCAGTCCAAGATGCTGAGACACCTTTCTTGGCTGCGATTGTTGACTCGGATGCTTACAAAATTGTGTTCTCTAATATTTTATCAGTTCAAACAGTGGAGACGACACCAAATTTGCCATCTCAAGTCTCACACAAACTCGAGTCCACTTAGCGTAAGTCTTGAGGGAAGTATGTCTTGGGTGGATTCGACAGCTCTTCATCTTAATCTTGCAACCTCTTGTTGTCATGTTAACCCAGTTCAAGAGGACTAACAGGAcagcagagagagaaagagagagagagagagcacttaAAGCAGGGTAGGATGTAGGAATCCGTGAGTGCCTCCACTCTGGATAGGTCAACTGGAGCACTATTACAATGTCAAATCCTTTGGCCTCTGTTCTAATACACAGGAGAGAAATGGCTGGAATGATACATCCCTGTCTGAGATCAAATGCAATCTACAAGGTTGGTGTTTGCCAACTTCCATGAAACCTAGCGGCACTCTGCATCTTTAACTCATCTTGCTCATGTCACATCCCTGCATTCCGACTTTCGGATAGTCAAAACACATCGCCCAAACCTCCCTTTAATATCAACAGTTTGTGATGGTCAGTCCTGCAAGATGATGAGTCCACTTCATTGAGACTGGTGAAGCCGGCATTGATTACTTGGCATCCTGCACCGGTTCACAGTCCCTGGAAATAGAAGAGTGGGGCTCTAGCTCTtcgagaggagggggaggaggaggaggaggcgttgCACCACTTGCTGCATGCGTTGTCGGAGGTGGATTGGAGGTGGTGGGCCTTCGAAGAGAGAAGATTGAGGTATGTTCAACCCTTCATTGTCTTCGTGTTCATGATGGCGAGGAGAAGCCATTCAACTTTGCGCTCTATCATGTTGCCTTGATATGGAGCCACTCTGCTCGCTTTCCATGAACCAAACTACAACAAATGAATGCATGAGGAATACAATGACAATATCCCTTGTCCTAATGCATGAGGAATACAATGATAACATCCCTtgtccttttatatatatatatatatatatatatatatatatatatatatatatatatatatatatatatatatatatatataacatcccttgtccttatatatatatatatatatatatatatatatatatatatatatatatatatatatatatatatatatgggcctTACAAGAGCAAGGCCCAATTTTAGTATTGAAACCATTTTTGAATAGAGCTTCTTGGGCCATGtggactatatatatacatatatatatatggcttaaAACTTTGTTAATTTCTCATATAGTACTCCTAATTTAAAATAATCTCACAGATCACTTTGGTTGTGCGAAAAGATCGGTTTACTTGTCTCCCCCAAAGTTATcgttgcctcctcttcttccatgtATAATCTTCGTCCTAATCTTTATGCTGTCATCAAAACCAAAAGTTATTATGAGCGCTCATGCCAATCTTAATCACATCTATCGTTTGCCACAAGTATGGATGAACCTACGAGCGAAGATGATTAGGCGCATCGTGGACGAAATGGGAGCGATCGATGTTGCGAACTCGTGCAAGGGCACAGTTATGATGTATGTTCGAGGTGGAGGGGGCAATCGATAAGGTAGAGAGTGATGGTCAACATGATACAATgatcattttgaaaaaaaataatttgtaaGAAAATTTTAAAGTTGAGGTGTTACATGAGAAATTATCAAatcgtgattttttttttataaattcatcATATATTTATCCCTCATTTTaagctttttttttaataatatccttaatttaaaaatactcaaactgcttctaaaaaagttgaggatatttttttagtttgttatagtgtttttggTTACCataacaaaaatactataaaacatATTTAAATAAATGAACCAAATATAATCAAAACACACTAAATATTATTTGATACATCATATTAGAATTTAAATAGATTTTTATAATAGTTTAGAAATAATATcaactaaataaaataaaaattactttatCATAATGTTTTAGCaatcacaataaaaataaaaatattatgaaacgAATGGATTCCTAACCTCAACTAAACCaattataaacctaaaaatatgataGCATAATGGTTTATGAATAATGACAACTAAAGAGACCAAATGATATCACTTATAGTGTTTTTCAACagttttatagtattttcaatacctcaattaaaatactataaataacatTGTGACAGTTCAAAATAGGTGAAAATACTAAcagaaaattttgacatgaaaggTATTTTGAGTATGTTTCAAATTAAAGATATTATTtggaaaataatatattttctaagaaaattactatatatataattaatgacatttatattgaaattttagttattattattgttgttattgtattattattattattattattattattattattattattattattattgttattgttattgttattgttattcccATGATGGAGGAAATGGCGGGCGGAACGACGGTTGGATGGTGAAACGAGCGGGACGTGCAGAGGCTCGCTTTCTCGCCTTATTTTTCCTCCATACGAATCCGAAATCAACACCGCAAGGAGGAGGAACAAAGCAGAGACAAATCCGCTTCCTGCAGAATCGAGGGAAAGGGTAACTCCCACGCTACATTCCCCCTTCACTTTCATCCCCTTGTTCTATGGTTGATCCAAGATCGATGGCCCGGGCGCGAAAACAAGAGAATGGGAACCTCAAGTGCTTGTGTGTTTCTTTGTTCTCATCCAATTTGGCTTGTTCGTAGGCAAGAATTGGGGGCAAAACGAAAAGAACTGCGATTGTCTTCCTTTGTTCTCGTAGAatttgggggtgggggtgggtggAGGAAAGAAAGATGTGATTTTGATGCTTTGTTCACATTTTTCAGGTGATTTATCAGCGCAAGATGTTCGATTGCAGTTACAAAGCACAGTACATGGAGGGCCAGAAGGAGAAATTTGTAAGGTTTAAGTACTTCACTTCCCCTTGTCGATCGAATCCCCCAAAAAATGAGATGAGTTCTTGAGCACGCATGCATCTCTGGTGTAGGCTGGAGGAGTCAAGTCCGAGATTATCCTTTGCTTCTGATGCAGGAAGAATGAACAAATGTGGGTTTCACGTCCAGGGGGCCGCCCGGAAATCCAATAACCCCTCGAAATCTTTCAGGAAAGGGATGAAGAAGGGGTCGGAAGGGCTTATTTCGCTCGGCCGATCCCTTCGGTCCGGCGTTTCTAGGGCAGTTTTCTCCGAAGAACTCAAGGCGACCGAGAAGAAGATCTTTGATCCTCAGGATGTGCTCCTTCTTCGAATGAACAGGCTGTTCGTAGCATCATGCATTCTTTCCATAGCTGTGGATCCCTTGTTCTTCTATCTCCCTGTCATCGACCAAGATTCCAATTGCGTTGGCATCGACCGCAAGTTAGCGGCCACGTCGACCACATTGCGGACGCTGATCGACGCCTTCTACCTCATTCGAATGGCTCTTCAGTTCCGCACTGCGTACATCGCTCCGTCGTCCCGGGTTTTTGGTAGAGGCGAGCTTGTGATTGACCCTACGCAGATAGCAATTCGGTATCTGAGACGATACTTCATCATCGATTTCCTTGCGGTGTTACCTCTCCCTCAGGTCAGCTTCTCTTCGATTTCTGAGAGCATACGCCACTCTGTATTTGAACCTTCAATTTACAGAAGCAGAACATAAACATAATCTGATAGAAAGAGCTTAATATTGATTTAGAATTCACACCACTGATCTATCGACATTTTCTTCAGTTTGTAGTTTGGAGTTTCCTTCACAGATCGACAGATTCTGATGTGCTGGATACCAagaattcattgcttttcattgtCATGCTTCAGTATATACCAAGATTGGTTAGAACTTTTCCTTTGACAGCAGAGTTGAGAAGGACTGCTGGCATCTTTGCCGAAACTGCTTGGGCTGGTGCAGCCTATTATTTGCTATGGTATATGCTTGCTAGTCATGTAAGTACCACTTCATCTCTGCTGAACTTTTAattgctccttttttttttttgctgctttTTGGAACTAAAGACAATATTTTCTGCCATAAATTTCTCTACCATCTTTGCAGATGGAATTTCTTTAGGATGACATCTGAATTTGGTTATCTAGATTAGGGTTAATGTTCTACAGATGGGTGTAGTTTCTCAATTCCTACCTAGACCTCCATCTCTCTTCATGGATAACGAAGCATAAAGTGAAGAAAATTTATGTGCACATTGAAGTATCAATGTTTTCAATCTAGAAACTATATATAAAGATGCAAATGCTTTTGGCTAAACTAAGGATATTTCTAGCTCAATGACCTCAAATAGTCGGGATAttctgttattgttgttgttgaattGAAGTATCGAAATATCGATGTTGCTTGTTTTGCAGATAGTAGGTGCTTTCTGGTACTTATTATCGGTCGATCGCGATGATGATTGCTGGCAATTAGCTTGCAAGAATTTTGACGGATGCaatgtgaaatatttatattGTGGTAATGCACATCTAGATGGCTATGATATCTGGCAAAATGTCAGTGCGGGAGTTCTTGAGCAGTACTGTTCAGTAGCTGATGACAATACAGAATTCAACTTTGGAATTTATACACAGGCCTTGACTTCTGGAATCATTGCATCAAACAAGTTCTTCTCCAAACTTTGCTATTGTTTGTGGTGGGGTCTGCAGAACCTCAGGTAATGCTTCTTTTCTCTTCAGCTAATTGATGAACTGAGAATGTTATCTATAACTGTTGATCTCGCTTGTTCCTCAAATTGCTTGAGAGATTGCTCTTTCATACTCCATACTGTTTATTTGAGATATTGTGTTTATTTGTTTCGTGTTAGATGAATCGTCAAGGGATGAGCTACTCTTTTAATGAGTACTGCAAAAATCTTATCTCTAACTTAGTGTATTGACAATACATAACTCAGATCTTATTGACATTCCTGACTTTGGAGAACTCAATTACCTTTTATCGCTGTCATGTAAAATTTTCTTCCTAAATTGATCATCcattataaattaaatatttataataaaacatcttgaaaaaaaaaagtaatttaacATTCTCTTTTATTAGAAAGATACTCTTTAAAAAATTGCATGAGAAATGGAGAGTCAGTTGATTAGGATCACTCTGCATGAATCTTCTTAGATTAGGTGCATAACAATCCATGGAACTTTTCGATATATGATAGATTCATAATCACCTATAAATTGATGCTGTGATATTTGTGGATACAAAATTACAATTATGACTTCTTGGCTATGGAATTTATCACCTAAATCCTGTGATATTCCACCTTAATCGATCATTTGTTGTTGTTCTGGATGCAACAGTACCCTTGGCCAAGGTCTGGTGACAAGTACTTATCCCGGAGAAGTCATCTTCTCCATAGCCCTCGCTATATTTGGACTCATTCTCATGGCCCTCCTCATCGGCAACATGCAGGTAAGCTAAATACCATTTCTTAATCTGTATGCTGCATTATATGAACATGAGCTCGAGTCTTTCCATGTCGTTGCTTCAGACTTATCTTCAGTCTCTGACGATACGGCTGGAGGAGATGAGAGTGAAGAGGCGGGACTCCGAGCAGTGGATGCACCACCGCCTGCTGCCGCAAGATCTCCGGGAGCGCGTCCGCCGGTACGACCAGTACAAGTGGCTGGAGACGCGGGGGGTGGACGAGGAAAGCTTGGTGCAGACCCTCCCCAAGGACCTCAGGCGAGACATCAAGCGCCACCTTTGTCTCGGCTTGGTCAGAAGGGTACGTTCGTCTCATTCCGCATTAGTCTTGCGGGTGAAGTCGTGCTTATCGTTCTTCGGCGACAGGTGCCTCTGTTCGCGAACATGGACGAGCGATTGCTCGACGCCATATGCGAAAGACTCAAGCCCAGTCTGTACACCGAGAACACCTACATCGTAAGAGAAGGCGATCCTGTCGACGAGATGCTCTTCATCATACGAGGCCGCCTGGAGAGCATCACCACCGATGGCGGGAGAAGTGGCTTCTTCAACAGGAGCATACTCAAGGAGGGAGACTTCTGCGGCGAGGAACTGCTGACTTGGGCCCTGGATCCCAAGTCCGGCGCCAATCTTCCCTCTTCCACTCGGACCGTGAAGGCTCTGACGGAGGTGGAAGCCTTCGCGCTGTTCGCCGACGAGCTAAAGTTCGTGGCCAGCCAGTTCCGGCGGCTCCACAGCCGGCAGGTCCAGCACACGTTTCGGTTCTACTCGCAGCAGTGGCGTACGTGGGCGGCCTGCTTCATCCAGGCCGCGTGGCGGCGCTACTCCAAGCGTAAGGCGGCGGAGCTGAGGCGCAGGGAGGAGATGGCGGACCTGGACGACAACGCCGGCTGGTCCTCCAGTCTCGGGGCGACCATATACGCCTCGCGCTTCGCGGCCAACGCGCTTCGCGGGCTTCACCGGCAGCGAAGCAAGAGCGTGAGAGAGCTGGTGGCGCTGCAGAAGCCTCCTGAGCCTGACTTCGCCGTGGACGATGGGTGAGCGACGGTGCAACCTGCGACAGGAACCAACGTACAAAGAGACTGCATTCATTATCTCAATCACGAAGCGATGGATTCAGTAGTCTTATGTGGGAGATCACAAAACTCCAGAATAAGAAATCATTCACATATAGAACAGTACCTTACAATGTCACAGCCACGACACATAATTATTTGATCGACACACGGTTCTGATTCTTTATATTGCGCAAAGACGCACAAACCCTGTCCTATTTTTACAGTGCATTAGAGGACTTCCATCATCAGTACCGCTATCTAAGACGGCTCGACTTATATAGCTATCAGCTGATTGGAAGTCACAAATGCAGATAAGCCAAGAATGATTTGCCTTCGGAGAACAACCAAATGATGGTAAGATCAAACCCTGTGCCATATCTGACAGGCGGCCAGCTCTTCCATCTGGTTGTATGAAGTTTCGGAGGGGGAATCGAAAGGTTGTGCTGCCACCGCTCTCAACGTTCGACCACCCTCCCAGTATCCATCTCATCAGACTTTGAGGAGATCACAGCAGCCATCAGCTGCTGCACCCCAGTTGTTATGGATGACGCCACTTCCTTGTCCTCCTCCATTCACCATATTTGACAGAGGATGAAGAACAGATGCATGCAGGCGCTCAATGATGCTGAAGTGATCAATGTTTTCCTGTTCATACAAGCTCGTCACCTCTGATCCGCCACTGGCTGATTTCAGGTTTACATTGTCATGCTGCAGGATTTCAGAACTCGGAGACATGGCAGGACGAGGAGGCATTGTGTCTTTCACCTTCTCTGTGTTCAAGAATCGACCACCACGGCCCCTCACTCGGCGCATCGCATGAAGGTGGCGTGATTCATGCAAATATGGCTGCAGAAAAGCAAACCAAATAAGCGCACTCAAATCTGATAACAGTAGCAGAGCACTTAAAAGACTGGTGTCTGCTAAAATAGATAGCTTAAAGAGTATATTAGTTACTGCTCTTGTAGAACACAGAGGAAAGTATCAGCAATTAGCTGTTGCATGGTAAATGCATACCTTCCTAACTCTGACCAATTTGTTCTGTTTCTCAGCCTTGGCACGAGCTTTGCGGCGACGAAGAATTGCGTAGAACTGTTTTGCATTCACATAGATTGGTCCATCAGTTGTCGCATCCATTGGTAAAAGCACACGCCCATGCTGGAAAAAGGAAACCAGGAACAATTCACAAACATATTGATGTGCAGGGGGGAAAACATGAAATTATGAATTCGGTATATTCACCAGGTAACAAGTTTCTGTTCCTTGAACTTTCCATTTTTTGAACTGTGTACAGATAAAAATTTACTGCAAAGTGGTTGGTGATAAGCCTTCTGGAAAAGAACAGATGGAGTCcaagtccttttttttttgtctaatttaATGTTTTGCTTCTAGTTTCACAAAGGTAAAcatggttcttttttttttttttttacattccaATAAAACATTTTAAACATATGAAAATGTAAAGCTTTAAACTGTAAAACATAAATGCCCCCAAGTCAGTGGCTTGAGTAATATATCTTACCAAATTCTAAATAAGGTAACATATTTTCCTTATTTTCTTGGAAAATAAGTTGATTCCAAGAAACATAGACCTCTATTACATTTCTACATCAGCCACCATGTCTTAGAATTTCCAATATCAGTTTTTAAGGTGCTGACTAGCTTGTTTGGTAAGGATGACTTTGACAGAATATTGCAGGGTCACAGGCTCGAATCTTGTTTCCGCTGCTAGTTGACTAGGCAAGACCACAACAAGGCTCATCATTGTAACAGGTTCTCGAGTCATCCATGTAAAAAGATTAAACCACGATCCCATCTCAATAAGAATTTTAGGTTCTTGGGCTCAAATATTTTACTGTAGCTCATCAATGGCATAACCCAGGAATGTGTGATCCTGTGGCTCCCTTCAACAGCAACTAAACACATAGGCAAAGTGTTTGAGCTCAATGTATGCAAAAGAGGAACTTATTTTCTATgagcaattgaagaagaattaaatattatcttccggaattattatttaattttaggaGTTCCATACCAGATCTACTAGATCAAAAAGTGTTATTAATGATGTTGATTCAGCTTGTGAAATGCTTCAGTAGAACCACTGCGATTGATTGACATATTTCATACAGTTAAAATAGTTGCTCTGactcaaagaaaagaaaataggaaGGACCACAATCAAAATCATTACTGTCATTcagaacataaaagaaaaagagaaaccaACCATTGCTTGAGCTGCTCCATATGTTGCATACAAGCCGTAGAACTGGTCAACATAAGAATGACTTGGACAGACCTACtccaatattaaaaaaaaaatacaacgaAAAACAAAAAAGCTGTGTGTCACTGTAAAGTTAATAAGTCAAACTCAAAGCAACtatttttttttccataaaaCTACAGCATAAAATGAAAAACCTACGACAGAATGGCCAAGTCCCTGTTTGAAATGCCCTGGATTCTCAGGTAATGATGACTGTAGAGAGAAGGGAGCAAAATATTGCTGAGTCTTCTGCTCTTTTCCCAAGTCCTTGTGGTCTATAATGCAAAAACATGTGGTCAAATTCATGTTACACAACCATCAATAGAGAGAAATATCATACACTATGAAGCTCAAAAGAAACTTCTAAATAGTACGAAGGCTACACCATAAGTTCCTTCACAGCTCTAGCAATTAGAGTTGAACATAACGAGATTGGTATATGGTACTTTAAGCTTCTATAAGGGGGCAATAACTATCCAAAGTTATGCTGCTTCacatttgtaatttacattttcTAATGACAACTTATATGGATGCCTATTTTTTGGTTTAAAAATTGACTGTTAAAATTGAGTTCATTCTTTATTCTTCATTGATTAATTTTCTATTATTGTTTTGTCACTTGTGCTCTGGGAATATCTACAATAGCACTCCCCAAAGTAATTTTGTTCAGACATCATACCGGTGCATCATATGTATAGCACTATAGTAGCATCCATTAGTTACTACTTAAGCAACACCACATATACTATAGCTAAACATTAATTCCCTAATCATGAAGTACTCCAAATTATCagtaataaatattaataaaaattaaatttattttctctTAGTAGCACCAACGAGATTTTGAAATGAATGCACTATCAAGGAAAACAAGCTATTAAGAACTTTCACTAAGGGCAATGATCACAGCAGGAAGACTAACAATAATGAATTTTCCctgtaaacttgtttcttttaaccaGAGAGGCAATTAATTCCTGATAGCCGAGTATCAAACTTATGGGCTTATTAGAGCATACTGTATATTTTCAGAACCTAGCAAACCCCTAACATCAGTATCCAGCAACATCAGGCGACACTAAATTCCAAAACATTATCAAGTAATCATCTTCTCCCACTTGAAACTATCTATTTTCATCTTCTCCAATAGACTTCTTCGCTCTTCATGCTTCAATAATGAGAGGTCTCTGACCAGCgagaataaaagaaaaattaaatgtATTTCTATTGGTCCGAGAATAGTATTTGGACgatacatttttatttttcacaTTTCTTGAATGCTATCTGTGCTTATTCCTAGCAGCATTCAAAAGCCAAAACAAATGTTCTACTTGAGTTGTATTATTGCTGTTCTGTTGTATTCTTAGCATCTTTTAGTTGATTGATTATGTCATTATAAATCAACTATTAAAATTTATGTCTCTAATACAAGTGTTTTATGGTCAATATTACTCTTTTGGCAAGTTAATAAAACTAGCCTATTTAAAATTTATTGAGGAGCCGGTTCTTTTCCATTCTGACAAAGATTACCTAATGGACTTTTAGGTAATTGTTGTGGTGTGATATCATCACTATGGTAAAGCTACTTCCAGGTGTGATTCCCAGGAACCAGAACCAAGTTCTGTCCCTTCTAATTTTTCTCCTTTGTTTGTTCTCTCTTCAAATTTGTTTCATTGTTGTTAGATAGGGCCCAAAAAAGCATAAATTAAACCTACAACTTATTGTTGTGATACTGACAACTAATATGCTACTAGAACATTGCTACAGTTCCAACATCTCTCTGAAGTTCAGCGCAGAAGCTCATCTTCAGCTCTTAGAACACCAATTCTTGTTGTTCTGGGTTGGtagaaaaattaattcaaaacaaAACTCCGGTAAACCATTTCATTACTACATGTTCTAATGATCCTGTTTTCCTCTAAAGTCGATATCTTACTTTGCCCTGCATCAAAGAGATAAAATGTCAATGCATCAACATGATGATGTCATAATGCCAATAAGGAAGTCCATTCATGTGTCATCTTACAGAAGCTTTTAAGTTAGACATTCAGCTGAAGCTGCCCTCTTTCCAACTTTTCCTATGTTCTTTGTTCCTAATTTTACACATGAATCATGACCAGAGTCACCTAATATGTCACTAACCACTTACATACTTTAGGTCTCCACTCGAACATTGCTTGAAGAAGGAAAACCAAAGCATGGGAGATTTTTCCAGGGCCGATTAATAATGCTAGAACAGTAGTACCAAGAACAGTAGTACCGAACAGGCTTGGAAGAAGAAAATATTTAGTTTTAGGAGATTATAGGAAATCATGAACAACCAACCTTATTCCAGGACCACAGATTAATAATTTGgcttgaaacaatgccaacttctGGAAATGGCACGGCAAAACATTACCTGGGAAATTTGAGCAATTAGCAGTACTATTACCCCCTTTCTCTGGGATTTCGAACCCCAGCCCTGGTCCAAGCCCTGCAACTACAAAACGATTTACTCGTCGGGACACTACAGGTAGCTGCTCCTCCACATTGATATGGTCCCCTGTAACAGACTTTAGCTGGCCGAGAGGTTCCCCATGGAGAGGTTGAGTTCCAACCCAATAAGGCACCAATGGAGCCTGAGGCGTCTGCGAAACCAGTAGCTGACCAACTCCATGATTCTTGAAGATCGTCGACGATTGCATTCTGATCACTCCAAAACCATAAATTATCAGGAATCTGTGCCCCAAACCTTTTTCTTCTTTA
Above is a genomic segment from Musa acuminata AAA Group cultivar baxijiao chromosome BXJ3-4, Cavendish_Baxijiao_AAA, whole genome shotgun sequence containing:
- the LOC135635143 gene encoding probable cyclic nucleotide-gated ion channel 5 isoform X1, which codes for MFDCSYKAQYMEGQKEKFVRLEESSPRLSFASDAGRMNKCGFHVQGAARKSNNPSKSFRKGMKKGSEGLISLGRSLRSGVSRAVFSEELKATEKKIFDPQDVLLLRMNRLFVASCILSIAVDPLFFYLPVIDQDSNCVGIDRKLAATSTTLRTLIDAFYLIRMALQFRTAYIAPSSRVFGRGELVIDPTQIAIRYLRRYFIIDFLAVLPLPQFVVWSFLHRSTDSDVLDTKNSLLFIVMLQYIPRLVRTFPLTAELRRTAGIFAETAWAGAAYYLLWYMLASHIVGAFWYLLSVDRDDDCWQLACKNFDGCNVKYLYCGNAHLDGYDIWQNVSAGVLEQYCSVADDNTEFNFGIYTQALTSGIIASNKFFSKLCYCLWWGLQNLSTLGQGLVTSTYPGEVIFSIALAIFGLILMALLIGNMQTYLQSLTIRLEEMRVKRRDSEQWMHHRLLPQDLRERVRRYDQYKWLETRGVDEESLVQTLPKDLRRDIKRHLCLGLVRRVPLFANMDERLLDAICERLKPSLYTENTYIVREGDPVDEMLFIIRGRLESITTDGGRSGFFNRSILKEGDFCGEELLTWALDPKSGANLPSSTRTVKALTEVEAFALFADELKFVASQFRRLHSRQVQHTFRFYSQQWRTWAACFIQAAWRRYSKRKAAELRRREEMADLDDNAGWSSSLGATIYASRFAANALRGLHRQRSKSVRELVALQKPPEPDFAVDDG
- the LOC135635143 gene encoding probable cyclic nucleotide-gated ion channel 5 isoform X2, producing MNKCGFHVQGAARKSNNPSKSFRKGMKKGSEGLISLGRSLRSGVSRAVFSEELKATEKKIFDPQDVLLLRMNRLFVASCILSIAVDPLFFYLPVIDQDSNCVGIDRKLAATSTTLRTLIDAFYLIRMALQFRTAYIAPSSRVFGRGELVIDPTQIAIRYLRRYFIIDFLAVLPLPQFVVWSFLHRSTDSDVLDTKNSLLFIVMLQYIPRLVRTFPLTAELRRTAGIFAETAWAGAAYYLLWYMLASHIVGAFWYLLSVDRDDDCWQLACKNFDGCNVKYLYCGNAHLDGYDIWQNVSAGVLEQYCSVADDNTEFNFGIYTQALTSGIIASNKFFSKLCYCLWWGLQNLSTLGQGLVTSTYPGEVIFSIALAIFGLILMALLIGNMQTYLQSLTIRLEEMRVKRRDSEQWMHHRLLPQDLRERVRRYDQYKWLETRGVDEESLVQTLPKDLRRDIKRHLCLGLVRRVPLFANMDERLLDAICERLKPSLYTENTYIVREGDPVDEMLFIIRGRLESITTDGGRSGFFNRSILKEGDFCGEELLTWALDPKSGANLPSSTRTVKALTEVEAFALFADELKFVASQFRRLHSRQVQHTFRFYSQQWRTWAACFIQAAWRRYSKRKAAELRRREEMADLDDNAGWSSSLGATIYASRFAANALRGLHRQRSKSVRELVALQKPPEPDFAVDDG
- the LOC135581164 gene encoding nuclear transcription factor Y subunit A-10-like, with amino-acid sequence MQSSTIFKNHGVGQLLVSQTPQAPLVPYWVGTQPLHGEPLGQLKSVTGDHINVEEQLPVVSRRVNRFVVAGLGPGLGFEIPEKGGNSTANCSNFPDHKDLGKEQKTQQYFAPFSLQSSLPENPGHFKQGLGHSVVCPSHSYVDQFYGLYATYGAAQAMHGRVLLPMDATTDGPIYVNAKQFYAILRRRKARAKAEKQNKLVRVRKPYLHESRHLHAMRRVRGRGGRFLNTEKVKDTMPPRPAMSPSSEILQHDNVNLKSASGGSEVTSLYEQENIDHFSIIERLHASVLHPLSNMVNGGGQGSGVIHNNWGAAADGCCDLLKV